The genomic window TATTTTATGAGCACATTCTTTATTATACCGCTCTTTGCTTATTTTGACAGATTTTTAACCGATCATGTTCCGCAAAATAAAACTTTTTTACGGTATATAATGGTTTAAAGCGGCGTAAGCGCCGTTATCGGCCATATCCTGAAGACAAGCCTTCCCACTATCTGCTCCTCCGCAACGCATCCTACGGCTGAATTTCTCGAATCAACGGAAGTGGCGCGGTGATCGCCTAAAACGAACACTCTGCCGTCAGGCACCTGATAAGGCAGCTTTATGTTGCAGTCGCCTATTGCCAGCTCGTCGACATACGGCTCGTCAAGCGGCACGTTGTTTAAATAAATAACGCCTTTTGCGTCTATATCTATCCAATCGCCAGGGTTTCCTATAACGCGCTTTACAAGTATCTTGTTGTTGTAGTAAAAGGCTATGATATCTCCCGTTTCAAATTCGCTTCCCTTTATGGAAAGAACGATATTCCCCTCATACAGCGTGGGCTCCATGGAAGTGCCGTATATCTGAAGCACGGGAAGCCAGAGCGTTGCAACGAGTATCGCTATAGCCGCAACGACTATAAGCGAATAGATCGTGCTGCGAAGCACCCTTGAGTATCTGCTTCGATATTGCGTTCTGTCAAGCTCTGTTTTTATCTGCTCGGTAGACGGCAGTACCACGTTCTCCTGATCCTGCTCCTGCGGCTCAGTCTTATTTTCTTCGCTGTGCGCGCGCCTCTTAAAAAGCTCATTTTTTGCAGAGGCGGCCTTTTTTAAAAAGTTGTTCACTCTTTCCCACCGTCCTGCCTTATATTGTAAATATACTGCTCGGCGGCAGCCTGAGCCGCCTCCATTACCTGATTGATCTTCACAACAGCCTCCGCAAGCGAACCCGCGTTCTCTATGATGAGCCTGCGGTCCTCAAGCTTTTTATTCGCTTCAGCCAAAGCCTCTTCAAGCTCGTCGATACGCCTGCTCTGTTCATACAGGATCTGAAGAAGCTCCGCTCTTTTTAATTTCTGAAGATCGTTTTTTACCATTTTAAGCCCTCCGCAAACGATTAGTAGGCGTAAAGATCATAATTTCAAATAAAAGCAATAATAACGATACACGCGCCGTTTTTTGATCCTCAAGAAAATCGGACTGACATAAGCACTAAAAGTTACAGTCAGTCCGAT from Clostridia bacterium includes these protein-coding regions:
- a CDS encoding DNA repair protein — translated: MVKNDLQKLKRAELLQILYEQSRRIDELEEALAEANKKLEDRRLIIENAGSLAEAVVKINQVMEAAQAAAEQYIYNIRQDGGKE
- the lepB gene encoding signal peptidase I, producing MVLPSTEQIKTELDRTQYRSRYSRVLRSTIYSLIVVAAIAILVATLWLPVLQIYGTSMEPTLYEGNIVLSIKGSEFETGDIIAFYYNNKILVKRVIGNPGDWIDIDAKGVIYLNNVPLDEPYVDELAIGDCNIKLPYQVPDGRVFVLGDHRATSVDSRNSAVGCVAEEQIVGRLVFRIWPITALTPL